One region of Persephonella sp. genomic DNA includes:
- a CDS encoding gamma carbonic anhydrase family protein: MAIIKPYKGKYPKIHPTAFIAENAVIIGDVEIGEDCSIWYNVVIRGDVNYIRIGDRTNIQDGTIIHVDHKKYPTIIGKEVTVGHNVMLHACTIEDRCLIGMSATVMDGVVVGKESIVGAGALVTPGKKIQPRSLWTGSPAKFKRELTEEEIKWLEKSYQNYIRYKNSYIDEL, translated from the coding sequence ATTAAGCCTTACAAAGGGAAATACCCCAAAATCCATCCTACAGCATTTATAGCAGAAAATGCCGTTATCATAGGAGATGTTGAGATAGGAGAAGACTGCTCAATATGGTATAACGTCGTTATAAGAGGAGACGTCAACTACATAAGAATAGGAGACAGAACGAACATTCAGGATGGAACGATAATACATGTTGACCACAAAAAGTATCCAACAATAATAGGAAAAGAGGTTACGGTAGGGCATAATGTTATGCTCCACGCCTGCACAATAGAAGACAGGTGCCTTATTGGAATGTCTGCAACTGTTATGGACGGTGTTGTTGTCGGAAAAGAAAGCATTGTAGGTGCAGGAGCCCTTGTTACTCCCGGCAAAAAAATTCAGCCCCGTTCCCTCTGGACAGGTTCACCGGCAAAGTTCAAAAGAGAGCTAACAGAAGAAGAAATAAAATGGCTTGAAAAGTCTTACCAGAACTACATAAGGTATAAAAATTCTTACATTGATGAGTTATAA